The Rouxiella sp. WC2420 region AGCTCACCGTCTTCGTGGAGGTTGAAGGCGTGAATCTGCTGACTGTCGGGACTGGCAACATAAACGACTTGTTTCATCATATCTCCTTATTAAATCTGAAAATGGGTACGTTTTATTAAAAGAGCAGGGTTTCAGCATAGCTTAACACCTTGCTAAAGCATTAGCCCTTGATGCGAGGTTTTAACATTTAGATTTAAGGTGTAACATCTATAGCCTTAATTTTAGACAATGACACTCTGCTGGAACCGCTCATGACTTACCGCGTTATCGCGCTCGATCTCGACGGCACGCTGCTTGACCGTCAAAAACGTATTCTCCCTGAATCTCTGGCTGCTTTGGCTGACGCGCGCGCTGCGGGTGTTAAAGTCATCGTGGTGACCGGACGCCATCACGTGGCAATCCGTTCGTTTTATAAAACCTTAGAACTGGATACTCCGGCCATTTGCTGCAACGGCACTTATCTTTATGATTTTCAGGCGCAAAAAGTGTTGGCCTCCGATCCACTGGATAAAATCAAAGCCAAAAAGGTGATCGACCTGCTGGAGTTTTACGGGATCCACGGCTTGCTGTACGTTGATGATGCGATGCTGTATCAGCAGACCAGCGGCCACGTTGAACGTTCGATTATCTGGGGAAAAACCTTGCCAGAAGGCCAGCAGCCGACGATTAGTCAGGTCAACAGCCTGCGTGAAGCCGCAGACGAAGCACAGTCGATCTGGAAATTTGCTACCTCGCATCACGATTTAGACGCTTTGGAAGCCTTCGCACAACAGGCCGAGAAAGAGCTGGGTCTCGCATGCGAATGGTCATGGCACGATCAGGTTGACGTCGCCAAAGGTGGCAACAGCAAGGGTAAACGCCTGCAACAGTGGGTAGAATCTCAAGGGATAAGC contains the following coding sequences:
- a CDS encoding pyridoxal phosphatase, with translation MTYRVIALDLDGTLLDRQKRILPESLAALADARAAGVKVIVVTGRHHVAIRSFYKTLELDTPAICCNGTYLYDFQAQKVLASDPLDKIKAKKVIDLLEFYGIHGLLYVDDAMLYQQTSGHVERSIIWGKTLPEGQQPTISQVNSLREAADEAQSIWKFATSHHDLDALEAFAQQAEKELGLACEWSWHDQVDVAKGGNSKGKRLQQWVESQGISMSEVIAFGDNFNDLSMLENVGLGVAMGNAVDEIKLRAGLVIADNEQPGIADVIRTKVL